The following coding sequences are from one Lolium rigidum isolate FL_2022 chromosome 6, APGP_CSIRO_Lrig_0.1, whole genome shotgun sequence window:
- the LOC124664228 gene encoding O-glucosyltransferase rumi homolog has product MTSVRGPTWRAYVDLRVHTEATAHQRHALQPPPWRWPAAASTTPSCPDYFRYIHDDLRPWHSGAGITRDAMERARKYAYFRLVVVGGRAYVETYQTAFQMRDVFTQWGILQLMRRYPGRVPDLDIMFACDDPGQVRAAEFATPSDAPPVFRYCKDKSTLDIVFPDWSFWGWPEVGIRPWTPMLAEIERENKRVPWTHREPLAFWKGNPDRYRIRHDMMKCNVSNGKEWNARLFNQDWGKERQNGLKDSSIPKQCLYRYKIYIEGNAWSVSEKYILACNSPVLFVVTPFQDIMSRGLVAGKHYWPIDRNRICESIRFAVDWGNQHAVCVASSSPPRRRQRVLSAAAAAPMAVVGRLLPHCCRRTPPITAAKRPRL; this is encoded by the exons atgaccagcgtACGTGGACCTACGTGGCGCGCGTACGTGGACCTACGTGTTCACACGGAAG CAACGGCACATCAACGACATGCCctgcaaccgccgccatggcgtTGGCCTGCCGCTGCcagcaccacgccgtcgtgcccggACTACTTCCGGTACATCCACGACGACCTGCGGCCCTGGCACTCCGGCGCGGGGATCACACGCGACGCCATGGAGCGCGCTCGCAAGTACGCCTACTTCCGgctggtcgtcgtgggcggccgcGCGTACGTGGAGACTTACCAAACCGCCTTCCAGATGCGCGACGTCTTCACGCAGTGGGGCATCCTGCAGCTGATGCGCCGCTACCCCGGCCGCGTCCCCGACCTCGACATCATGTTCGCCTGCGACGACCCGGGCCAGGTGCGCGCCGCCGAGTTCGCGACGCCGTCCGACGCGCCGCCGGTGTTCCGCTACTGCAAGGACAAGTCGACGCTGGACATCGTTTTCCCCGACTGGTCGTTCTGGGGCTGGCCGGAGGTGGGCATCCGGCCGTGGACGCCCATGCTGGCGGAGATTGAGCGCGAGAACAAACGCGTGCCGTGGACGCACAGGGAGCCGCTCGCGTTCTGGAAGGGCAACCCCGACAGATACCGCATACGCCACGACATGATGAAATGCAATGTCTCCAACGGCAAGGAATGGAACGCCCGACTCTTTAACCAG GACTGGGGGAAAGAGAGACAAAACGGTCTCAAAGATTCCAGCATTCCCAAGCAATGCTTATACAG GTACAAGATATACATCGAGGGGAACGCATGGTCAGTGAGCGAGAAGTACATCCTGGCGTGCAACTCGCCTGTGCTGTTCGTGGTGACGCCCTTCCAGGACATCATGTCGAGAGGTCTCGTCGCCGGCAAGCACTACTGGCCCattgaccggaaccgcatatgcgAGTCCATCAGGTTCGCCGTCGACTGGGGTAATCAGCACGCCGTCTGCGTCGCTTCCAGcagccctcctcgccgccgccagcgtGTACtttccgccgccgctgctgctcctatGGCCGTTGTTGGGAGACTTCTCCCCCATTGCTGCCGCCGAACTCCTCCGATCACCGCCGCCAAACGCCCAAGGCTCTGA
- the LOC124668662 gene encoding uncharacterized protein LOC124668662, with the protein MPHGRLGIANEAFDKVEKSTIKSTRIKVSQPEQSVSENECLRRENRNLQRENEQLRGVTHVVRALTNQGGLDFDALMREGAHHASDTYDSEWEYYSGNDGQYGSEHGTGSDIDGGNNHLDNEDDWADFN; encoded by the exons ATGCCACATGGCAGGCTAGGGATTGCTAATGAGGCATTTGACAAAGTAGAGAAGTCCACTATTAAGTCAACAAGGATCAAAGTATCACAGCCGGAACAATCTGTTAGTGAAAATGAATGTCTACGGAGGGAAAATCGCAATCTACAACGGGAGAATGAACAACTGCGAGGCGTGACACATGTTGTGCGG GCTTTGACAAATCAAGGAGGTCTAGACTTTGATGCTCTGATGCGGGAAGGTGCACATCATGCGTCG GACACATATGATTCTGAATGGGAATACTACAGTGGCAACGATGGTCAATATGGATCTGAACAT GGCACTGGAAGCGACATTGATGGTGGTAACAATCATCTTGACAATGAAGACGATTGGGCAGATTTTAATTAG